The Raphanus sativus cultivar WK10039 chromosome 2, ASM80110v3, whole genome shotgun sequence DNA segment CTTTGTGGGGGTATGGAGGAAGGTTTGGCTTTCTTGATTTgatgtttttcttaataagtgtgaagATGAAAAGTGGGAATAATGCGAAAAGAGTTAGAAGGAAAGGGTTTGAGTTAAAAACAGGTACCTACCAAAGGGAAGAGAATACTATGAAGAATTTCTTGGACTGCGATGTTAAGCTCATGGGAGCTTTCTGTGTTGCTGATTTGTCCTCGAGCCTTGCTTGGGTCGATAGAGTTACCTGATTTACAACTCTTCTAAAGAGCTCTTACTTGGAGTTGGATGGTATTATGGAGAAACTCATCAATCAAAGAGAGAAGGAGAGTTATGTGGACGTTCTTGTTCGTCTACGAGACGTCGATAAATTTGACTATGATGTCAAAGCTATCATGAAGATTTGTGTAACATTATAACCGAGTTAAGAGatcataataataaaaaaatcgaCAACGGGGAAtcatacaatatatataatagttcTTTAAAATTTGAAAGCCAAGGCATGACTGTGTCTATTACTATActttcatgcatatatatagagGTGGACCAGTGGTAATGGATTATTCTTGATTTACTTGTGGGCACGTTTGTTGCAGCTATAGAATCAGTAGTACTGGAGCTTGAGTGGCTATTTGTGGAACTTATCAAGCATCCTGAAGTTTTAAAGAAAGCACAAGAAGAAGTACAACGTGTAGTTGGGACAAAGTCCAAGATAACCATTAATGAAATAGATCAAATGCATTATTTGAGATGTATCATTAAGGAGACAATGAGGGTTCACCCTCAAGGCATAGTTCCACGAGAGACATCATCAAAGTGGATAAAAGTAGGTGGCCACGACATCCCTCCAAATACCAAAGTATTGGTGAATCTCTTTGCGGTCCAACGTGATCCTAAGGACTGGGAGAAACCAGATGAATTTATCCCCGAGAGGTTCATGGAAAAGAACATTGACTTCATGGGAAAGGAAGGGTATGGTCCGTTGGTTTGGTCGTAGGAACTGTCCTGGTACGGCTTATGGTGTAGCGTTTCAAATAACATTTTACTTTTggttataaagaaataaataatctatgttaaaagaaaaatccaaatagCACAAGTGATGATTCAGTGTTGGTGTATCGAACCTTCATTTTCTGATTAATCTCAATACATCACCTACAAGATGTAACGAACCAGTTACAAGAacctgcacacacacacacacatacacagtCCTTAGAATCATTctaatattgtcaagttatgaGACAAATCATATTCAATAAGAAAAGGGTTTGGGTTATGCCTGGAAACGTGTGGCTGAGCTACTCTCATGTACACTATCCCTTAGCCATTTAATTGCCATAGGGAGTGAAGTAAACACCTCACTATTTCTActtttatcattattttctatatcttcttctccttctgcgtttcaataaaaataataaaaagactAAGTTGAGATATGTGATTAGAAAGATAAACGATTAAAGGCATTTTGTTTCTACTATACCTCTTTCGCTGTGGACAAGGCCTTCCCAAACTTTCTGGAGTGTCAACTGCCATGACAAGTCAACATGTGGATCATTCTCTGACAAGTCCGCCGCTGTACCAACCTTGTGATACACCGACATGTTTGGTACAAACAATGCCTTCTTGAAACGGACACCTAGACATTAACTCACTGTTTAGCTGCATTTCTATCTTTTGAAGAACTCTGTTTCTAAAAGTTTGTTTACACTAAGGCGGTACAAggcaaaaaaaatgtttaccaTTGTTTGCGCATGTATTCCTTAGATGTGGAAGCAGCAGATTTGGGTCCCGAACTGACATGCAGTTAAATAGCAATATCTGCAGATCAGCCAGATTGTGTTGTTCAGGTATTTCCAAAGCTAGAAGAACCGCAGATAAAAAACTGGTATATACATTTGAAGAACAAGAAACCCGTCCCTACCTGTTGGCAGTTTTCTTCTCCTGAACATTTATCATGAGAGGAACCTGAGGAGCCACCATTAACCAAATGTTCTGAAAGCGCTGATTGATTGCCTCCCTTGACCGCCAAAGAAAACCATTTGGCGCATACTTCCATGCTTTCTGGACTGTGAGCTCCATCCAGATAAAAAACTAGATCACCTGAAGTCCTAGTTTCAATAAATTGATCAGGGACGACCTGTGCTCGTCCTTGCAAACTCGCTGTAGCTAACCCTTTGATGATATTCTCAGGCAGAATGCTCTGACACAAATAAGGATCAACTTCAGAAACGAGAGAAGGACCTATATGCAGgctaaaaaggtaaaaaaaggGGGAGAAAGAGCAGAATTACCATCTGAGTCAGACTGGGAACTTCAAGTTTACCAATTTGATGAAGCCAGGTAGAGGCAAGGGAAACTGCTAGACGAGCATTGAGATATTGGTGATCCCCATCAAGACCAAGTTTCTGACCACTTAACTGCCTTGCGGTTAGTGGTTGCACCACTTCGAGATTCACCTGGCTATACACTGTTAATAGCATATCCAAAAAAACAAATGCACCCAACTGTTGACGCATACAAGAATGATAAACCTAAAATACTACAATCAACCAAGTAGCACAAACATTTTctgccaatttttttttcattttggggtttaaatgttaaattaattCTGTCAAACTTGATGTATAGTTATTAAAATTAGGCGTACATTTAATTCAGAAGCTTTCTCTTCAAGGACACGCATGGCTTCATCAGGTTGAGGTACGGTGAAAGCTGGAACTCCTAGCTAAAATATGAACAAGGAAGATTTAGGCAACTATGGAGATTTATTACAAAGTTTCAAAAAGGAATGATTCATATGAAAGATATATAGACAAGAGTCATAGCCACCTTGAAAATTCCAGCCTTCTCACCAGCAATTTTGCCAAGTGTATCACCTACGATGCAtccaaagagaagaaacaagTCATGGCATAATATTTAAAAtggaaataaaactaaaaaaatatgcTTGCCATTTAATGAAAACATTTTCATAGCAGCATTGGTATGACAAGCATAAGAGGATTCCAATGACAAACCTAGAATTTCCATGTGGTCATATCCAAGTGAAGAAATACCACACACCACAGGTTTCTGAACCTGTAACATGCCACCAGTGAACCCATCCCATGAGAATTTATTtagtcaaaaagaaaagactacTAACAGCATTCCTGAAAGTAAACCGTTTGGATTCTTTTTATGATATCATTACAAAATTTTAGTGCTTACTAACTATATATGTGGGTTCCAATCTTATCTAGGGTTGTCTTATGAGCACAAGGGATAGATCCTATTAGGAGAAAATAGCATTTCAGCAGAGAAAGAGGTAAAACGTACCGCATTGGTGGCATCAAACTTCCCACCTAATCCAACCTCCAATATAGCAGCATCTACCTGCATAAAGAATTAAAGAGCAGTATCaataaatagaagaagaagttgCACATCTATCATGTAACTGGGTAAAGATTAGCATATCAAACCTCTTCTGCAgcaaatattttaaaagctaGCAACGCAAGGAAGCGGAAATATGTAGGCATTGGTATCTCCTCGTTAGTTCTCTCCTGCAAATCAAATAGTCAACGACCTTGTATTTTGAGTCAAAAACTAAACTTAGTTGGATCTATGCACAATGACACGCTACTTATCATGAAATTCTCAGACCGCAACACCAAAGGTGGTTTCCATAAAACAAATAAAGGAGTTCAAAACAAGAGATCAAAACATACCTTAAGCCTGTTATAGCACCACCAGAAATAACACAAAAATTTCTCCTCGCTAATGTCCTTACTGCAACAATGAAACACATTAGCTAAAGCGAAACAGAGCAGTATTCCATTTTGCCGATTATGGATCTATGAACGTTACATCGAGAAATGAAAACAGAGTATGTAACCATATTCCAAAACTAGTAtgttttaacaaacaaaaataaatgacaAAGCCAACGAAGTAGTGTTTGCAATCAGGTTTCTGCTTCTATgagcacatatatatagtattttcttttctttctcaaaaatttcaaaaaaaaaaaaaaaaaaactaagataaaCTTATACCCATCCAAGCGAAATCTTTCACGGACATCAATGAGGTGAGGTGAAGTGAAGAGTCCAGTTCGGAAGCCATAGCTTCGTAAAATAGACTCAGTAAAGGCACATGTGGATCCCTAAGAAAGAGAATAACGTTATCTGTTGGATCAGAAAGTAATCAACCGTGCAAAACAATAAAATACTTTGATGAAGAAAAAGTTCACTGAAAGTCTGAATCAAATAGTAATCGACTCCGCAGGCAAACTAGTAACTGTGCTACTGCTGCAACGTTCTATAAGAAATACCACCAAGATTggactttagaaaaaaaatgatactCAATCAAATGAAACCAAATGCATCTCCTGTGTATCAATCAAATGAAACCAAATACTCAATCAAATGAAAACAGAGTATGTAACCATATGCCAAAACTAATATgtttcaacaaacaaaaataaatgattatgcCAACAAGTAAGGACATAACGGTCACTATTAGTGTATAAATAAGATCAGCGTTCAAAACATCGCCTAGGAGCTGCCTAGTCGGTAAAACAAGTCTGAATGAAACAAAACTTATAATGctgatttttttacaaaatccgtttagacattaaaaaaaaaactgtatactGTATATATGTCTACCTAAACGACAATCTTCTATAAAGCGTTAACCACTGTCTAAGACACTTGCATGAATAAAGAACTTGCAGTTATATTACACAACATTTCCAGAAGTGGAACTGTGGAAGTAGTTGTTGTACCTTGCCTTTGGTTCCAGCGACATGAATAACTTTCATCTTTAACATGTCTTCTTCCAGGTCAAGTATCTGCAAATTgattgcaaagaaaaaaaaagctttaaaaCAGAGGAAATAAAAGGTGCtgaaacaacaagaagaaaaaaaaagagagggaggagagagagagagaaaacctTAAGATAATCAAAGACAAGCTCGAAGCGATCCCCTTTGTTGCTCTTATCAGCACGACTTCTCTTCGTTATCAGAGAAGACAAAGCAGCCAACGCCTCCTCATACAAATCTCCTGTAACTGAAAAGACAAGTGAGCTCGACGATCCAAAGATATCAGTTTACTTGTATCGAGTGAGTATGAAGATAAACCTGAAGCTGCCATGTCGATCTGGTTTCCTAACGAACGAATCTGAATCACGAAAAGTGAGAATATCACCACGAAAATACTCCCGAGATTCTCGGAGAAAAAGAATATGAGAGAGAGATGCAAGTTGTGGTTGGTGGTGGGAAGTTCGAGAGGTGGCAGAGAAACGCAGTGCTCAAAACGGCACGATGTGGTACGAGGTACAAACGAAACAGCAAACGTTCTGTTGTCTACGTTGCACCATTTATTACTCTTCTTTGGCGGCGGCTTGTCTAGTCATTCTCGGAAACTTCACAAGCAACAccaaaatacaaacaaaacGTCTGGGTGGTGTAGTCGGTTATCACGCTAGTCTCACACACTAGAGGTCCCCGGTTCGAACCCGGGCTCAgacacttatttttttttccttttattatttCCCCCCAGAGTTTGCCACGTCATCAGAAACTACACGTAGAGGGTGGGGGGCAGGATTGACCCCTAGGGAGAAAACAAAATAGCTCTGATTATTAACGAATCGTAAATCAAAATTCGAATCCGAAAACTCATCGGAGCTTAGTATTTTCTCGTCGTCATCGGAGCTGATATCGATCTCTCATCTTGCGCCGTTCTCAGTTTCCTCAGAGGAAGAGCTGATATGGATTGGGACAACGTAGCAGCTGAGGATGTGATGGAGGCGCTGAGAGAAGTCGAATGGTCGACGCCTCCTCGTTCTTTCGGAGAGTTCTTCTCTAGATTCGCGTTCCCTCGCTCTTTCTCTAAGTGGAAGAGCCGTCTCAAATGCAATCTCTACTAGTAAATTACTCACTCttccctctcttcttcttcttcaataaTTTCTGAGCTTTTTTGGATCTTATGATTACTTATGTTGATGCAGTTATCGGACGAATTACTTTATCCTGGTGATTTTCGTTCTGGgttagtgaacaaaaaaaaaaacttgtcttttttttaggtttaattttaaaagatcTTGTTGTGGAGTTCGTTAAgagatgtttttcttttgtgtgtgttgaATCAGGTCTTGCTTTGATTACAAGACCATTGGCTATTGTGGGTGCTGCGTTTACGGCCCTAAGCATAGCTTTCCTTAACGACAGGTATCCACTTCTTTTACTTTCTACAAATTGGTATAGGTTGCTCTTGAACTGGATTTTGCTGTAGTGATATCGATAGGTTTTTATGATTATGTTTCCTATTTGTATTTGCATGGTTTTAGACTTAAGAGGATAATCGACTCCTTTTGTCTTCAGTGTTTGCTCTTGAACTGGACTTTCTGTGTTGATACCGATAGGTTTTGATAATTGAGTGTTTCAAAGGGTTGCTTTTCCTGTCTGCATTTGCATGGTTTAGAGGATTATATGCTCATCTGCTGTTCAGCGGGACTTTGAGTATTGGATTCGATTGGTTTTATGGTCTTGGTTCGTCATATCTGAGTGTTTCATTCAACGTGCTTTTCTTTCATCCCCGCTGTAGCGGTTTGGATTGTTCGTGTTAGTATCCGGCAATCAATGTTAGTTTAGTTTTGCTTAGCGTTGATCAGAAAGAGTATAATGTGCGTGCTCTCCCTAGCTGAATCTATTGGGTGTTGAAGCTTAAAGGTGTTGTGTCTTTTGCAGTTTTGCGGCTACTTTTAATGAGAAGTGTATAAGGACTATTAGGCTTTTCTCTCCACACTTGGCCGCAAAAATGAGGCCTCCCCACATgtgagtttctttttttatttattttccattgAAATTATAAAGAGAGTTCTTAGACAACTCTATATTATGATGTGAGCACTTGCAGGCCAGTCATCCGTGGGAGATCAGCAGCAAGAAAGACAGTATACGTCTGTGGCAAACCACGATGGGTCTTTGTCGTCATTTTCCTAACAGGTAACTTGAATAACCTCACTATCCCCTTGATATGTGCAGTAACGTATAACATTGGTGTAAAAGCTGATAGACGTCTCAATTTGCTTGTGAATATAATAGCCAGTCTTGTCATGTGGTTTTCTTCCTGCGGCCTTTTGTGGGTCCTCTATGCACTTCTCACTTCCCTCATCGGTAAGTGACTCcacttgttttaaattttagatgTCCTTTGATGGAGTTCTGTTTTTTACATGAGATGTACTCTCCCAACAGTGGTTATAGTTCATGCAAGCGTGAGAACACCAAATCTCAAGGCACGATTGAACACATTCCGTGAAGAGTTTCGGGCTGTCTGGCGTAACTACAGTGAACTTTAAGTCACAGTTCGTTACACTATCTAAAAGCAAACCGAGCAGCCATCATGTTGTCAAGTAACCATGGTCGCAGTTTCTTCTCGTCTCTTTTCGAGTTAATCTGAAGGTGAACATACCTTTGTGTTTGTCGCATGTTGCAGATACAGACAGAAACCGATTCACTTGACCAAGTTACTTTAATTGCTGTAGTGATGCTTATACTTTTCAGACTGTGTTGATTTGACTTAACAATACTCTTTTTATTATAGAAGTAGCATAATCTTTACCTgaattataatatttcaatcATTATCTTCCCATCATTTGTATCTGTATATACAAACGGGTGCATTGATTTATTCATTTAGAAATTGCAAATGTGagaatctatatataatagcaaacccaaatcttatatttagtgacatcatttttttataggaaaaaaaaatttcaatccAATGGTCAAAATTCTCatctttttatgatttaaaggacataaaatatttttgatgatgtcatcaaaaatattatatttgacaACTCTTTTTTAAACACTTATTAATTTAAACAACACAACCTTTAACAAacatatcttttcattttttatttaaacaacacatctcttagagcatctccaatgtaaaactctattttttcctccaaaatggagtaaaagtgaatatggagtaaaattGCTCCAACCCTATTCCATTTTTCACTTCATAATggagtcatgaacaaacaaaaaatagattactctatttatggagtaaacttcaaaatggagtgaaatatggagttgggttggagcatatgttactccatattcacttttactccattttggagtaaaaaatagagttgggttggagatgcccttaaCAAACAtacattttcataattttaaatcaatactattaattttggatcatgtccaattgatattagttgggtccaaattaaaatataactgcatctatttttttctgaattaaatattatattttgcatCTAATTCCATAACTATAATTACTTTTTACTAATCAACATATCGTTTGTAACTTCCAACCCCAAAAATCTCGGGTACcacttttttcttctaattcAAATACTGTcgacagatatatatatatatatatatatataataacaaatattcCTTCTTTTTTGGGTTTTATCAAATCCAAAAATGTGATGACATATGTCATCAAACGTAACATATAAGGGtatctccaaccctactccattttctactccaaacatcattttggagtagaatcctctccaaccccactctatttccaactctaaaatggagtaataGTTAGGGTTACTCCATAATGGAGTAACCCTagccattactccattttggagttgaactttttttatttatgaaatgatcctttaaatctttaatgttcttatttcttacttaaataatattttaaaatgatacaacaaCGTGAAAAATAAGTTATtccattatttaataatttgacataaaatgtataacataattaaataacaaaaataatataaaataaaataacataaaataagtgatttaaatgtccgatttcaaaaaaaaattattcgatttaggaatatcaaagataaagaaactcattttttcattacgaaatgcattaATCGATCATTTGTGAGACAATATTTTAATGcttattattgaaccaacttatacattatgttttattctatttttatgatttatgtaccttttaataataaatgtttaatttaaataaattataatttaaagtatttttgcaaacataaaatagttggggttaattagtaaacttttataagtataagatattattaacaGTTACTAActatttttggagtaaaaaatagagtaatacattggagtaaaccatcactccattttggagttgcaccattttggagtaaaatttggagtaatacattggagatgctctatcTATAGAAACATATGTCaataatttaactaatatttcaatattttttaataataaatgcggttacatttgtttcttttgtcatcacattttatttgattaatataacaTGTTAGTTTATATGAATGATTTATGTATATAGTTAAATTATTGGCATATGTTTGTATAGTTATATGTTAATTACTCTTTATAGTATCAGCTAGACATTAATTTGTTCAAATTGTGAATGTTATATACATACATTAAATTGTGAATGTTATATACATACATTAAATTTATAGATTAACAAAGTACATAATGTTAAAAAATGGATTTTAATGGGTTTTAAGTGAACTTTTAATAGagttaactaatattaattgATGGTGGAACGGGTTATTAgtgacatttattttatatgcttAACAAAGTTTATCGGGTTTTACTAgacttttaatagaaataaatattcatatgaaaatatttaatttaatgggttttaaataggttattctattaaaatatttattaaatatgattttacttaaagttagCGAAGACCATATTAActcatttacatatatatttaacagGATAtcttagaaaataaaattttcaaacatttttcaaaaattatgttcGATTTTTGTTGcgggttgagtttgatattGGTTTTGGATATAACACTTTAAGAACTGTTCGAGTAAGTAGACCAGATCTAAAAGAATATGATACTTTGATTTTTGGGTCTATTCCAAATTGTAGTTTTTAGAtacaaatattcttgactaattatgttaggtaactaataagaaaatataatatgttatagAGCTTaagaataaattttaaaaatgatttctaAAATGCATATAACACAAAGGTATAGTTATGTAacttgatatatttaatataattaacaaaaaatatatattaaaataatattaaacacatatatgattataaaaacaaaaaattaaaaattaaaacaaaaatatacccgccctttcaaagggcgggtcaaaatctagtactttTTAAATGAATTGAAAAGTTACTATCTGACTgttataattatttgttttaatattaaaagtcctaaaattattttggtttaaaagtCTTAAGTCTTATCGCAACTTCCTCTGAAGAGTTCCCATCTCAAACAACACATACCTTTTAAAGTAGCCTTTGATGTACTTTTTCACAATCTATATATTGAACTTTTTACGGCAGAACTATTTTTACCTTTTCACAATTTATATATTGAACTTTTTACAGCggaaatatttttacaaaatatactTAGTT contains these protein-coding regions:
- the LOC130508652 gene encoding LOW QUALITY PROTEIN: cytochrome P450 71A1-like (The sequence of the model RefSeq protein was modified relative to this genomic sequence to represent the inferred CDS: inserted 2 bases in 1 codon), which codes for ILDLLVGTFVAAIESVVLELEWLFVELIKHPEVLKKAQEEVQRVVGTKSKITINEIDQMHYLRCIIKETMRVHPQGIVPRETSSKWIKVGGHDIPPNTKVLVNLFAVQRDPKDWEKPDEFIPERFMEKNIDFMGKEGYGPLXFGRRNCPGTAYGVAFQITFYFWL
- the LOC108829811 gene encoding folylpolyglutamate synthase isoform X2, which encodes MAASGDLYEEALAALSSLITKRSRADKSNKGDRFELVFDYLKILDLEEDMLKMKVIHVAGTKGKGSTCAFTESILRSYGFRTGLFTSPHLIDVRERFRLDGKDISEEKFLCYFWWCYNRLKERTNEEIPMPTYFRFLALLAFKIFAAEEVDAAILEVGLGGKFDATNAVQKPVVCGISSLGYDHMEILGDTLGKIAGEKAGIFKLGVPAFTVPQPDEAMRVLEEKASELNVNLEVVQPLTARQLSGQKLGLDGDHQYLNARLAVSLASTWLHQIGKLEVPSLTQMSILPENIIKGLATASLQGRAQVVPDQFIETRTSGDLVFYLDGAHSPESMEVCAKWFSLAVKGGNQSALSEHLVNGGSSGSSHDKCSGEENCQQILLFNCMSVRDPNLLLPHLRNTCANNGVRFKKALFVPNMSVYHKVGTAADLSENDPHVDLSWQLTLQKVWEGLVHSEREGEEDIENNDKSRNSEVFTSLPMAIKWLRDSVHESSSATRFQVLVTGSLHLVGDVLRLIRK
- the LOC108829811 gene encoding folylpolyglutamate synthase isoform X1; this encodes MAASVTGDLYEEALAALSSLITKRSRADKSNKGDRFELVFDYLKILDLEEDMLKMKVIHVAGTKGKGSTCAFTESILRSYGFRTGLFTSPHLIDVRERFRLDGKDISEEKFLCYFWWCYNRLKERTNEEIPMPTYFRFLALLAFKIFAAEEVDAAILEVGLGGKFDATNAVQKPVVCGISSLGYDHMEILGDTLGKIAGEKAGIFKLGVPAFTVPQPDEAMRVLEEKASELNVNLEVVQPLTARQLSGQKLGLDGDHQYLNARLAVSLASTWLHQIGKLEVPSLTQMSILPENIIKGLATASLQGRAQVVPDQFIETRTSGDLVFYLDGAHSPESMEVCAKWFSLAVKGGNQSALSEHLVNGGSSGSSHDKCSGEENCQQILLFNCMSVRDPNLLLPHLRNTCANNGVRFKKALFVPNMSVYHKVGTAADLSENDPHVDLSWQLTLQKVWEGLVHSEREGEEDIENNDKSRNSEVFTSLPMAIKWLRDSVHESSSATRFQVLVTGSLHLVGDVLRLIRK
- the LOC108828062 gene encoding PRA1 family protein A2, which gives rise to MDWDNVAAEDVMEALREVEWSTPPRSFGEFFSRFAFPRSFSKWKSRLKCNLYYYRTNYFILVIFVLGLALITRPLAIVGAAFTALSIAFLNDSFAATFNEKCIRTIRLFSPHLAAKMRPPHMPVIRGRSAARKTVYVCGKPRWVFVVIFLTASLVMWFSSCGLLWVLYALLTSLIVVIVHASVRTPNLKARLNTFREEFRAVWRNYSEL